A region of the Sarcophilus harrisii chromosome 3, mSarHar1.11, whole genome shotgun sequence genome:
CAGCCCCCTACCGCCCCCCGTGAGGCAGGAGCTCCAGGGCTCGGCTGGGGAGCAGCAGCTGCTGCTGCCGGTGGCTTGTGTGCCTGTGGCCCCTGGCGCGGGTGGGGGGAGGCCGGACAGTGACCCGCTGCCTGCCCCTGTGCTCCCTCAGAAGGCAGACGGCACCTGCAACACCAACTTCAAGAAGACTCAGAGGGCGGAGCAGGTCACCCGGGTCCTGGAGGACTTCGTGAACGGTGACCGCAGCCTCCTGGTGAGCGCAACATTGTGTACCCCCCTTTCCCATCCATTCCAAATCCCTGTCCCTGCCCTTGATGCAAATCCTGGTCTCTCACCCTCTAGCTCATTGAATTTAGTTGGCCCTGGCACATtggtgagcctcagtttccccttctgtgaaatgagctggctGCTGCTCTCTGAAGCCCCTTCTAGCCCTAGAGCTCTGGTCCCGATCGGATGAGCTCAGAATCCTGGGGTCCTTCTCTGGGAAGCAGGAGTGAGCCCGAGCTCACTCCATGGGGAGTGCAGAGGCACGTCCCCAGTCTTGAAGTTGACAGCTCCCCCATCTCCACAGAGGAAGTACGTGGAACGCCTGCAAGAGCTTCGAGGAACCCTGGAAAACTCCCCCTTCTTCCGAACTCATGAGGTGAGCAGGGGAGCTGTGCCGGGCTAGGGCCAGGGCCACCTTGCAGCCCCCATGTGCCCCCAGTGCGAATACAGCCCCCATGAGGCATTTACCAGTCTGCTCTTAGACTGGGGAGCAACAGGGCTTGGAAAACAGGTCTGCTCACCTGTTTCCCCATTCTGTTGCACTGTCTGCTCACCTGTGCCTCCGTTTCCTTATTCTGTTGCATTGTCTGCTCACCTGTGCCTCCCTTTCCCATTCTGTTACACCGTCTCTGCACGCCTGTGCCTCCATTTCCCTATTGAGTTACATTGTGTCTGCTCGCCTGTGCCTCCATTTCCCTATTGAGTTACATTGTGTCTGCTCGCCTGTGCCTCCATTTCCCTATTGAGTTACAGTGTCTGCTCACCTAGGCCCGTTTCCCCATTCTGTTACACTGTTCACCTGTGCCTCCATTTCCCTATTCTGTTACACTGTGTCGGCTCACTTGTGCCTCAGATTCCCCATTCTGTTGTGCTGTCTGCTGACCTGcacctccttttccccatcccggTGCACTCGTGGCCTCTGCTCCCTGACCTTTGCCGCTCTCCTGACCCAGGGGAGGGGCGTCCCCCTCCCCTCTGCTCTTGGTCCCGCTGACCcagccttctctcccttctccccaggtGGTGGGCAGCTCGCTTCTCTTTGTCCATGACCAGAGCGGTCTGGCCAAGGTCTGGATGATCGACTTCGGCAAGACCGTCCCTCTGCCGCCACCCCAGACCCTCAGCCACCGGCTGCCCTGGGAAGAGGGCAACCGGGAGGACGGTTACCTGTGGGGCCTGGACAACGTCATCGAGCTTCTGGACAGCCTGGCCCGGAGCTGAGCCCGGGGCCCCCAGGCACAACTGACTCGGGGGCCCTTTGTTCTCACCctgggatttatttattttgggatatTATAGATGGCAGGGGGTTGGTGTCTGAAATGAGAAGTCTGTGCCCACTGACCCCTTTGGCTCCAATTAGGGGGACCCAAGAGGGGGAACACAAAAGGGGCGGGGAGCTGGCTGCTGAGCATTGCCCCTCCAGGTTTGGTATCTGGGTACCATGCCTGCTTGCTGTGCTGTGGGTGACCTGTGGGCAGAGAAGGCCCTCCCTCAGAGGGGCCTTTCACCCCAATACCAGCACCagctttgggggaaggaggagccTGGCCCCCAACTCACACTGTGACTCCTACTCTTAATGAAGGTGTCCCCTACTCCTGGCCCTGCCTCAGTCaggcttgggggaggggagaagcctTCTTGGTCCTGTTCTTCCTCCCAGAGGCCTCTGCTTCCTGGCTTGGATTGGAGGGAAGGAGGCTGAAGGGGGGATGGCTGTTCTCTGCCCTCTCCATTTGGTGTGACCACTACTGCCTCTGCCCGGGGCTCTGGGCCGGCTGCTCGGCCCTCAGCCCGGATCGGGGCCCCAGAGCCCAAGAACCAAAGACTAGACCATCTGTGCACCTGAGGGTGAGGGAGAAAACCCTGGCCCTTATTTGTCTTCCTGCTCCCCAAGGAGTCGGGGAGGGGCCTGCATTTACAACTAGCCCCTCACGGTTTCCTTCTGGAGAAATGGAAAGTGATGGAGCTGGGGTTCTAAGCCAGACCCCAACTCCCCAGCACTGTTTTTTCACTACATGTCGGCTGCCCCCCCAAGTCCTAGCCTTAATGAAGCTCCTTCCTGGCctggggggcaggggagggagggagaacacGGGGTATGCTCTTTCTACTTATTTATAAAGAGGGGTGGGCTGATGCtgggagggaggggatggggcGGGGGCCTCGGTACTCCCTGAAATAAAGCCTGGTGACTTTTCCACAAGCTCTGGTGAGTTGAGTTCTGGGGAGCCCCTTTCATGGGGCGGCATCGGGCACTGCAGGGGGAAGAACGACACGGGACACTCCTCAAGCAGCACAGCCGTTTATGAGCCCTTCTGCCCCGACAGCTCACCCCACTGTACAAAGGGTCCCCAAAAAGTAGTTGTGGCCCAGAGGCCCCGGGACAAGGACCCAGCCCTTGGGCCTTCGGGTCCCGTGTTCCTCATTCGGCCACTGCTGTGGCTGTTGGCCCCTCATTTGGACGCTCGTCTCCCTCCGGCCCCAGCGTCACCCCCGTGTGGGGCAGGCCTGAGTGCTAGGGCCGCAGCAGCAGGACTTGGCCACAGAGGCCGGCCAGCAACCCTCCGGGGGGCACCACATAGACCTTGCCGTCGGTGGTCCTGCTCGGGGCCAGCTGCGCCAGCTGCAGATTGCTTTCACAAAGCTGCTGGTAGTCCCAGAGCTGATAGTGCCAGCTCTTGCCCTGCTTGCAGAGGAGGTAGATGGCCTCTGGGGGGTCTGGCAGGGGCGGTGGGGGCTTGCTGGAGGCCGGGTAGAACAGGCCCTTCAGCTCCGCGTCCTCCTCATAATCTGGGCTCAGGGCCGGGCCAGGAACCCCGAGCAGCACGCCTGTGGGAGGACAAGGGGGCTTTGCAGACGCGGCCTTGAGTCCTCCTCCTTGTGTGAGGCTCTCAGTTGCTTTCTGTCTGCCTTAGTGTACCCATCAGCAAAATGGACGCCATAATAGCGCGCCCTCTGGGGGAGTCAAATGAGATGTGAAGGTGCCACCCGCATTACTTAGGGTGGcctttctgggggggggggggcacctgCACTCCTCCCAAAGATGATGAACCCAACACTGGGGCTCCTTACTGGGCCCTCTGCCCGATGCCTCAAGCCCAGCAGAGGTCCTAGGGAAAGGTGATCACTGGGGACCCCCTGAGAGCAGCAGAGCTTGGCTGGGGCCCCCCCCAGGCCCAACCCGCCCCCGTTACCTGCGCCCACGGCCCAGTGCGCCTTGTGCCCCCTCTTCTTGCAGGGCTCGTGATTGAAGTCCTCGTCGTAGCTGGGTGGGGGCAGTCAAGGCCAAAGCGGGCAGGGCAGGGAGGGCCACCCGAATGAGGACGCCCCAACATGTGAAGGATACGGGACCAGCAGCGGGCGGCCGGAGATGAGGTGCTGCAGGATGCGGCTTCGGTTGGGCTCCCCAAGGCCTCCAGCCAGCAGCTCCGCCTGGCAGCCGAAGACCTCCTCGGCCAGCCTCGCCATGCTGGCGGCTGCAGCAAAGACGGTCAGGGGGTCAGTCATGGGCAGACCCGGCCCTCCCCTCCCTGCTTGGCCTCCACCGACCTGAGAACATCTCTCCGTGCGCAGTGTACCCCCTCTCCCGAGCCAGGGCCACAATCCTCTCCAAAGGGACATCCTGGGGGAGCGCCAGCAGAGAGCCCGCCATCCACAGCGCCACCAGGCCGCACctgtgaggggaaggagggccTTCCAACGGGAGGACCGGGGGAGGCCGGCCCAGGacgggaaggggaaggggaagggagttCCTCTATTGGCCATCTGAAGACACCAAGGAGAACCCTCCGGGAGAAAGCCCTGGGCTGGAGTGGGGGGCTCCCCCTGCGGGCCAAGGGGGCTGAACCCCTAGTGGTGCATACTGGCCCTCCTCATCCAGACCCTCCCTGGAGCCTGGAGCCGCAAGGGACCTTTCTGGACTAGTCCAAAGCCTTCATGTTATAGGTGAATGACCGAGAGCCGGGGTGGGAATCCCAGCAGCCCCATGGTTCCTTCACCCGCCCCGGGGTCCTACTGCCTGGCCCCTGCCTGCATCCTCGGCTGACGTTTACATGGCCGGGGTCGGCCCACGGGTACCCAAGGTCTGATGCTGCTTTGTGCATCCTGATGTCACCCTGTCCGGTCCTTGAGGGAATCCGGACAGGAGCGATGGTGATCACAGCGGAAGACAGGCCCGAGCCCTCTCCTGACCAGGCTGAGGATCCCCCCCATCTCACTGTTCCCCATGCCACAGCCAGTCTTGGGGCCCAGGCGTGGGCGGGCCTTCTCTGagggatccctccctccccctggcCCTGGAGTCTGAGAGGCAGGGAGGGGTCGAGGGCTACCTACTGGGGGCCTTCCTGGATGAGAGAGGGCACGTCTGCACAGAAGAGAATCCACTTCAAGTCTTCCCTGAACCTGGAAGAAGACATTGCCCGGAGAGCTAAGAAGCCGGCTTGCGTCCCGCCCTATCCCATAGAGAGGGCCGGCAGGGGGCCCCCCACTCTTTCAGAGCCCCCCCTCTTGCCAACAACGTGGGGGGGACTTAGTGGCCTCCAGAGGCCCCTCATACTCACTCCCACGCCACGTATGTAGAAGGAGGCAGAGAGCGGGCCGGAGCTGGCCGGGCCGGGCTCGGCCTCTCAGACTTCTCGGAGGCTTCCGGGGTCAGCCCGGTCCCAGAAGGCAGAGCTTTTGTACCGGCCAAGGGCAGTGATCAttacctcacaacaacccagggagGCAGGGGTGACCATTCTCCCCATTtggcagctgaggaaactgagacagactgaggtgaagggatttgcccagggtcccacagccagaaAGTATCTGAGCCCACacctgaactcagatctcccGGACGCCATGTACCACAAGCCTGCCTGACCAGGTAGGAGTAGGGGCCTGGCCCAAGCCCACAGGCCCCGCACTAGACAGAGGTTCCTCTGGCTCAATCTCTTCATTATGTGGATGAGAAAGCCGAGGTCATGTGGACGCTGAACATCTGGGACAAACGGAGGCAGGAGCCCCTGGTCCCGGACCAAGCTTTGCTGCGAGACCTTGGACAAAACCCTTCCTgatctgtgactcagtttccccatctgtaaaatgaaaaaatggattaTTGGTCACTAAAGGTATCACATGAACTTGCAAGTGAGTGGTTAAAGACTTTAAGTGTGGGGGAGCCTCCCCCTCTACACAGAGACTCCAGGGGGTGCTCCCGGCTCTGCTGCCCCCATCTGTACAGGAACTGGAAGAAGCCCCTCCCGCTGTGCTATCCCCATTTGTGCCATCTGCCCAGAGGCTCTGGAGGATGCCCCCTGCTCCTCATCTGCCCAGAGGCGGATGCCCCCTGCTGGGCCCCCCATCTGCACAGATCAAGGGGATGCCCCCTGCTGTGCCCCCCATCCGACCAGAGGCTCTGAGGGATGCCCCCCCGCTGTGCTGCCCCCTGTCTGCAGTTCTGAGAGCCCCAGGCTCTGGGGGACGCCCCCTGCTGTGCTGCCCCCTGTCTGCAGTTCTGAGAGCTCCAGGCTCTGGgggatgccccccccccccgggctgTGCTGCCCCCTGTCTGCAGGATGTCCCCACCGCCCCGAGGCTCTGGGAGATGCCCCCTGTCTGCAGTTCTGAGAGCTCCAGGCTCTGGGGgatgcccccccccccgggcTGTGCTGCCCCTGTCTGTGGCTGTCCCCACTCGCCCCTGAGGCTCTGGGAGATGCCCCCTGTCTGCAGTTCTGAGAGCTCCAGGCTCTGGgggatgccccccccccccgggctgTGCTGCCCCCTGTCTGCAGGATGTCCCCACCGCCCCGAGGCTCTGGGGGAAACCCTCCAGCCCGGCTGCCCTCAGACTCAAcacggggggtgggggggggtgtcAGGTCGCCACAACTTCAGAGGCCGGCGGTCAGTGCCGGGCTTGGGGAAGGGGCGCTGGGCCCTACCGGTCCTTGCTGTGCATCAGGAGCCGCCGGACATCGTCCCGGGCCCCGGGACTCCCTTGGGAGCCGGCCAGGGCCTCCTGCAGCAGGCGGCTTTTTTCCAGGCCGAAGACGTGGGGGGGCGCGGCGGGGAGGGCGGGGGGCAGGGGCGGGGGCAGGGGGCACCCCGGGGCACTCATTCTGGGGCTCAGGCCAAGGGCCCAGGGGCGGCTGGGGTCAGAGTCTCTGAGCTGGtaagggagtgggggtggggagaactGAAGAGTGTGGGTGCGAGCTTTAGGGGGAGAGGCCAAGAACAGGCCTGGGGAAAGTGACTTTTCAGCAAAGAAGTTCAAGTCTGGGGGTCTCGAGAGCGGGGATGGCCTAGGAAGCCACAGAGAAGTTAGAGGCCAAAGGTCAAGGTGAGCCCAGTCAAGCAGCCAGGAAAGGTCAAAGGTCAGGAAGGCACGTGCGCTGAAGGGTCCGAGTCCCGAAGGGCAGAAAGCCGGGAGGCAGGGCGGAGAGATGGGTATCAGGGTCGCTGTTTCTATGCTCCCGCCCGCGGCCCCAAACCTTCCCAAGATGGCGGCCGCCGCCGAACCACGTGACAGATAGCGTCCCTTTCCCTCTCCGGCGCCCACCCCCCTCCGGATCACAGGCGTCCGTAATAGGTCGCGCACCGCTTACGTAAGGCGGGGAGCAGGCCTGAAACCAGGAGACGTTCCCCTGCTCTTTTCGTCCATTCCAAGACGAAGCGGGAGCCCAAGTTGCATTGTGATTGGCAAAGGGTGCGCTTGTGAGGTGGGGCCGTCTCTGATTGGCCAGGCGGTCGGGCGTCAAGCGCCGGGACTGGCTCTGCTCATGGTGGGGGCGGAGCCTCGCGCAGCCGAGCCCCGCCGAGGAGGGAGCCGCCAGAGAGTCGCCGGTAGCCCTCGCGGACGAACGCCATTAGTGAGTATTCCCCGCGGTGCCGTCCCTGGGCCGGGCGGGCGGCGCTAGGCCTGCGGGGCTTGGGTCCCTCCTCAGCGACTCCTCTCCTAATTCTCCCGCCCTTCCCTACCGGCCCCCACCTAGGGGTTCCCGTCCCGGGGAGAGGGCGGGGCTTGGCGAGCGTGCACCAATGGCGGCGCGCCGGGTCCGGCTTCGGACACGTGGCCTGGGCCTCGCCGGGTGCCCTCCCCCTCGCCTTCCGCCCCTTCCCGCCGCCCCGTAGGGAAGCTCGGGGGAGCCGCCGGCGTCCGGCCGCGGGGGCCGGAGCCCCGCCTCCGCACCCGGGGCCGCCGCCCGTGGGCAGCCGCCCGTGGCCCTGGTTCGGCCCTTGCCGCCCGTGGCCAGGTCGGGGGCGCAGGGCCGGGGCTTCCCCAGCGCAGCCCCGGCGGCCCCGCGGTTTCGAACGCTCGCTTCCCCGAGCCGCGCGACTTTGTTCTGTTCCCCTCGCGTTTGGGCGCCGGGGTTCCTTTGTTTCTTAGCGGCCTGGTCTGGCTGGCCCTGATGGGGCGGCGGAGAGCCGGCTAAAGGCCGTGTCCTTGCCGGCCGCGAGGGGGCGCCGTGGGAGGCGTTATCCTGCCCCGCCCCTCCCCCGGGCCAGCAGCTGCCCCAGTTAGCGCACTTGCTTTGGGTCCTTAACTTCTTCTTGCATCACCAGGGGAACTTGCTGCCCTCTG
Encoded here:
- the C3H19orf54 gene encoding UPF0692 protein C19orf54 homolog isoform X4; translation: MAGSLLALPQDVPLERIVALARERGYTAHGEMFSAASMARLAEEVFGCQAELLAGGLGEPNRSRILQHLISGRPLLVPYDEDFNHEPCKKRGHKAHWAVGAGVLLGVPGPALSPDYEEDAELKGLFYPASSKPPPPLPDPPEAIYLLCKQGKSWHYQLWDYQQLCESNLQLAQLAPSRTTDGKVYVVPPGGLLAGLCGQVLLLRP
- the C3H19orf54 gene encoding UPF0692 protein C19orf54 homolog isoform X3 translates to MSAPGCPLPPPLPPALPAAPPHVFGLEKSRLLQEALAGSQGSPGARDDVRRLLMHSKDRFREDLKWILFCADVPSLIQEGPQCGLVALWMAGSLLALPQDVPLERIVALARERGYTAHGEMFSAASMARLAEEVFGCQAELLAGGLGEPNRSRILQHLISGRPLLVPYDEDFNHEPCKKRGHKAHWAVGAGVLLGVPGPALSPDYEEDAELKGLFYPASSKPPPPLPDPPEAIYLLCKQGKSWHYQLWDYQQLCESNLQLAQLAPSRTTDGKVYVVPPGGLLAGLCGQVLLLRP
- the C3H19orf54 gene encoding UPF0692 protein C19orf54 homolog isoform X1 produces the protein MGKLSHRSGRVLSKVSQQSLVRDQGLLPPFVPDVQRPHDLGFLIHIMKRLSQRNLCLVRGLWAWARPLLLPGQAGLWYMASGRSEFRFREDLKWILFCADVPSLIQEGPQCGLVALWMAGSLLALPQDVPLERIVALARERGYTAHGEMFSAASMARLAEEVFGCQAELLAGGLGEPNRSRILQHLISGRPLLVPYDEDFNHEPCKKRGHKAHWAVGAGVLLGVPGPALSPDYEEDAELKGLFYPASSKPPPPLPDPPEAIYLLCKQGKSWHYQLWDYQQLCESNLQLAQLAPSRTTDGKVYVVPPGGLLAGLCGQVLLLRP
- the C3H19orf54 gene encoding UPF0692 protein C19orf54 homolog isoform X2 codes for the protein MQLGLPLRLGMDEKSRGTSPGFRPAPRLTFREDLKWILFCADVPSLIQEGPQCGLVALWMAGSLLALPQDVPLERIVALARERGYTAHGEMFSAASMARLAEEVFGCQAELLAGGLGEPNRSRILQHLISGRPLLVPYDEDFNHEPCKKRGHKAHWAVGAGVLLGVPGPALSPDYEEDAELKGLFYPASSKPPPPLPDPPEAIYLLCKQGKSWHYQLWDYQQLCESNLQLAQLAPSRTTDGKVYVVPPGGLLAGLCGQVLLLRP